From Verrucomicrobiia bacterium:
TCTTCGGGTTGGGGCTGGGTGCGAGGGAGGTCCTCGCCGCCGCTGAGGTCTTCTTCCACGGTATCCAGCACGTATAGATAGCCTTCGTAGTGAGCGATCTCGGCATCGTAATCGATGTCGGCCAGGTATTCAGGATTCGCGAGGGCTTGCTCAAAGGTTGAGCGGCCCATGGAGATGAGGGTGCTGCGGAAATCCATGAAGGAATCGTCTGAGCAACCATGACCGATGATGTAGGCGGCGGCCCAAAGCGGCCAGTGATAGGCGAGGTCATAGCATTCAGTAAAGTACGCGTGAAAAGATCTTACTTCGGCCAAGGAGAACTTGCGGAGCTCGGCCTCCAGCAGTTCGCATTTTCTATCCATGTCGCCTTTGGAGGCGTGGTGGACGCGTTCAACAAGGGTCCAGAATTGGTCGGGGGTCATAGGGTGATGGATTTTATGTGTGCGCCTGAGTGAGTGTGTAT
This genomic window contains:
- a CDS encoding DUF4240 domain-containing protein — encoded protein: MTPDQFWTLVERVHHASKGDMDRKCELLEAELRKFSLAEVRSFHAYFTECYDLAYHWPLWAAAYIIGHGCSDDSFMDFRSTLISMGRSTFEQALANPEYLADIDYDAEIAHYEGYLYVLDTVEEDLSGGEDLPRTQPQPEEPSGERWDEDKVADLFPKLAQKYNYNG